GCTAAAGATGATAAAGATGAATCATAACCATTTTGCCAGTCTTTCTCTTTCAAATTCTATTTTTTTAGAAAGATTATCCGCAGTTGATTCTGTAAGATTTGTTGAAGGTTTTGAATTTGAAAACATATCCACTTCTATAATGGAAGCAGTGTCTCTGCCAGATTCTATAAAACAACCACCCTTTCCGTCAAAAAGTTCAGATTCTTTTTTAGATTGAATTTTTGAAATTATGTTATTGGCAACTGTAATACCTTCTCCCTCTGCAAAAACTCCGGCTTTTGGGACTGCCATTGCTTCTGTAACTGTTAAACTAGTAACATCACCTATTGCAAATACATTTTCAAAAGATGTTTTACAATCTCTATCTATTGAAATGAATCCTGGTTCTTTAGCTAAACCAGAATCATAAATTACTTTTGGAGCTATATGTGGAGGAATAGCTAAGAGTAAATCAAAATCAGCTTCACTGTTTTCAAAAATTAGTTTCTTTGATTCAACAGACTGTATTTTACTTGAGTTATGAAAAATAATTTTTTCAGAATTTACAAGTTCAAGAATTTGTTTGCTAACTTCAGGGCCAGCAGCAGGCAACGTTATAGAAGCAGGACTGTAAAAATCAATTTCTATAGAATCACGCATTCCACGTTTTCTAAGCATAGAATCTATTAGCAAACTAGCCTCAAATGGAGCAGGTGGACACTTGTAAGGCATTCCCATAATAGATATTGCAATTTTTCCAGATTTTATATTTTCTAGTTTGTCATGAATTTCTGAAAGATCATTATGATCATATAGATTTAATCCATTTTCAACTAATCCAGGAATTTTTTCTGGAGCCAAAACAGCACCCATAGAAATTATCAGATAATCATATTGAATGTTGTGAGATATTGTTTTTACATTTTTATTTTGTAAATCAATTTTTAAAATTTCATCTTTAATGAAACTGATTTCTTTTTTTGATAATTCATTTAATGAACCAATGGAATTTTCAAAAGTTCGTGTTCCATTAATTATCCATAATTTTGCAAATCCTACCATAAACCAGTCTTTTTTATCAATTACAGTAATTTTTACTTGTGATGAAGATAGAGAATTTCTTAATTCATTTGCAGTTGATAGTCCACCAAAACCTCCTCCTAAAATCACAACATGTGGGATATCAGTCAACTTAGCGTTCTTGTGTTGTAGGTCTTATCAAGATTTCATTAACATTTACATGAGATGGAGATTCAACTGCATACAAAATTGCATTTGCAATGTCTTCTGCCTGTAATGCTTCCATCTTCTTTGCATTTTCAATAAATCCTTGCAATGATTCATCAGTAATTGTATCATTAAGTTCTGTTGCAACAACTCCAGGCTCTATACTAGTAACTCGAATGTTAGATCGTACACTAAATTCTTGTCTTAATCCCTCACTAAATGCTGCAACTGCGTGTTTTGTTGCACAGTAAACACTTCCTGCTGGAAAAACAATTCTTCCAGCTACGGACGAGAGATTTACAATATGACCAGATTTTTTATCTTTCATATGAGAAATTACTGCGGCTGTAGAATATAATACGCCTTTAATATTCACATCAATCATTCTATCCCATTCATCAACCTTTAGACTTTTGAAGAAGCTCAAAGGCATCAAACCTGCGTTATTTACAAGAATATCAATAGAACCCCACTTGTCTAAAACTGCATTGGCAAAATTTTCACATTCAGATCTTTGAGTTACGTCTAATTTTTGAAAAAATACTTCTCCACCATCAACAGAAATTTTTTTTGCAAGTTCATCCAATCTGTCAACTCTTCTAGCTCCTATAGCAACTTTAGCACCAGCTTTTGATAATGCTAATGCAGTAGCAAAACCAATACCACTACTTGCTCCAGTAATTATTGCAATCTTATCTTTAATCATCTAAATCTCCTAGACAGATTATCATTGTAAAAATGTTTAGACGTTAAGAAAATGTAAATTTTAAGCAAGGCGTAGCACCTTTATTAAAAGAAAAACTGTAATGAAATTATGAAATCTGAAAATTGTGCATATTGTGGGGATTTGACTGATATGCCTTTTCAATGTAATTATTGCAAGGATCCATTTTGTTCAGAACATAGACTTCCAGAAGAACACAGATGTGTAAAACTCAATCAGATTAGAGCAAGAAGATTTGGGGAGAAAAAAGTTATACGAGATGGTGGACCTAACAAACCAAGTATTTTCAAACGGATTTTTGGAAGATTCTAAAATCAATAAGGGCTTTTGTCAGGAGATATTTTTGCACGTCTTCCTTGATAAATAAGTGCAATAGCAAGAGCAAACATCACCATTGCAGTTAACGGAAAATTCTGTGGGGCAGGCAAAATAAACCAATAATATACTCCAAAACCAACAGATATAGTTGCTTGTACCCATAATTTTACCCATTTTGGAGCTTTGATTAATCTACTAATAGCTTCTACTGCAAAAATTCCAATTACAGGATAAATTGTGTAAAACAAAAAATCAATTACATCTACACCTGTATGAGACATTTAACATCAAAAGAAAATAGGTATAATTTCTACCTAATCTTCCCAACGTACTTTGGTGGCAATATTTTTAGAAATTAAGGCTTGTGCATTCTCATAGGGAATTGTTGCTATATCTTCAGGTTTGAAGGGTCCGTATTTTTCAAGGTCAGCACCAACAATCTCATCTACTTCATTAAGAAATCTAATAACAATTTTCTTCGTCTTGTGATTTTGAGCTAATGATTCAAGAAATTTTGATTTTCCATGAATGGTTGCTGAAATAATCATTTCTATTCTTTCTTTTTGTTCCTCTTTTGAATCTAAAATGAATTTTTCTTCATCTAAAAGATATCCGTTTTCTATTTCAGAAGAGTTCAAAATTTTATCCAATCTGATATTTATCAATAACGATGATAATTCAGTTGCCATTTCTATTATTGTATCTTTAATTTTACTTTCTACACCATCAAATTCTTGTTTTTGTAAATTTCCTATAAAATCAGCAAGATTTTGATAAAAGTTTGGTTCAATTTCTAACAAGGAATCATTTTCAATTTCTCGTAAAACTGTATGATGTAATGAATTGATATCTATTTGATTTGTTTCAGACATTTCTTACCTAATCCTTAAATGCTGGATGTATTTGTGTTTGATTGAAGTACAAAATTGCCGTATAAAGTAAGTCATGGTAAAGCAATACAAGTAACATATTCACCAGACGAAGTTTTCTCCAGAATTCAGCATGAAGGTATCCAATTTATCGATTTACAATTTACAGGTTTAACAGGTCATTTCCATCATACTACAATTTCAGCTGATACTTTTACTCCTGAACAGATGAAAGATGGATTACCTAAATTAGATGGTTCATCTATAGTTGGTTTTGCCAGTATTAATGATTCAGATCTGCTTTTAAAACCAGATCCAAATACGTTTGCAATAATTCCTTGGATGACTGAAAACAAAACTGCTAGACTTCTTTGTGATATTTACTGGGGAGAAAATAGAGGAAGATTATCACGAGATCCTAGAGGAATTTCTCAAAAAGCTGAAGAGTATATCAGATCTCAGGGATTTGATTTTAGTACGTGGGGTCCAGAGGTAGAATTTTTTGTTTTTGATAAAGTTCATTGGGATGTTCTAACACCATATAAAGGTCAATCATATTCAATTGAATCAAAAGAAGCTCCATGGAGTCAAGAAGGAGATGGATACCCAATGGGATTACAAGAAGGATACTATCCGAGTACACCATCAGACACTCTTACACCATATAGAAATGAATGTGTGAATATTCTTAAAAATAATTTTGGGATCTTATGTGATAACCATCATCATGAAGTTGCAACTGCAGGGCAATGTGAAATTGATATAAAATATGATTACATGACAAATGCTGCAGATGCTGCCCAGTCATACAAGTATGTAATTAGAAATGTCGCACAAAAATATGGAAAAGTTGCAACAATGATGCCAAAACCAATTGCTATGGATTCAGGATCTGGAATGCATGTTAATGTTAGTTTATGGAAAGGAAAAGAAAATGCATTTTTTGATCTAGATGATGAGATTGAACTAAGTCAAACTGGAAGATATTTTTGTGGTGGAATCATTAATCATGCAAAAGCATTATCTGCAATTTGTAATCCTACTACTAACTCATATCATAGATTAGTACCAGGTTATGAGGCTCCAGCATATGTTGCATGGAGTTCAGGAAACCGTTCTGCTATTGTAAGAGTTCCTAAACATCTAACAGGAAAAAATTATGCACATCTAAAAAGACTAGAGTTTAGAGCTCCTGATCCTTCATCAAATCCATATCTTGTATTTGCTGCTGTAACTGCGGCTGGAATGGATGGATTAAAAAAGAAAATGGATCCTGGAGATGAAGTACGTGACGATATTTTCAAGATGACTAAATCTGATAGATCTAGAAGAGGAATAGGTGTTCTTCCAAAAAGTCTTGGAGAAGCATTAGATGAATTAGAAAGCGACAGAAAATTCCTCAATTCGATTTTTACAAATGATGTAATTGATAAAATCATAGAATTAGAAAGACGTGACCAGCGTGAAATAGCAATTAGGCCACATCCACATGAATTTTATCTATACTTTGATGTTTAGATTCTTCCAGTAAGTGCAATAATGTAGTATAGTGAAATTGCCATTAAGATAAATCCTCCTCCAAGAAATATTTCTCGTTTCTTTTCAGATGTAGCAGCTTTATAGAGTAAAACTCCACCAGCAAGACCTACAAATAATATCAAAACTCCAATAACTACACTATCAAAACTTGTGTTAGTAATTAATGGATGAAAAAATCCAGCAAGTAATGCAAAGAATGCAACAAGGTAAATGTACTTAAAACCTGCAAGAATTTTGGATGATGTTTTATTCAATATTGTTCGTAAATACGGTAATCAAATAAACTTTTGAAAAATTTTTAAAAATAATTTACATCATTCCGCCCATGTCAGGCATTCCACCCATTCCAGGTGGCATTCCACCCATTCCAGGTGGCATTCCACCCATTCCAGGTGGCATTCCTCCTTCTCCACCAGGTGGACCTCCTGCAGATTTTTGAGTGGCAATTACATCATCAATTCTGAGAATCATGCATGCAGCTTCGGCAGCTGCTGAGACTATCTGAAGTTTTACTACAAGTGGTTCAATGATATCGCTTGATTTCATATTACCTACTTTTCCTTTCATTACATCAATTCCAGTCCATTTCTCACCTTTCTGTTGTTTTGAACGAAGAAGTGTAAGTGTGTCAATTGGATCCATTCCAGCATTTTCAGAAAGTGCTAATGGAATTGATTCTAAAGCATCAGCAAATTTTTCAGCAGCTAATTGTTCTCTTCCTTCTAGGGATTTTGCCCAACTTCTGAGTTTTGTTGCAGCAAATGTTTCAGGGGCACCACCACCTGCAACAATTTCAGGTTTTAGAATTACATCTTTAACAACCATAAGGGCATCATGAACAGAACGTTCAACTTCATCTACTACTCTTTGTGAACCTCCACGCAGAAGTAATGTAACAGATTTTGGATGTTTACATCCTTCGATGAATACCCATTTATCTTCTTCAATTTTTCTTTCTTCAACAATTTCTGCACTTCCTAGATCTTTTTCGAAGAGATCATCAAGGTTTGTAACTATCCTTGCACCAGTTGCTTTTGCAAGTTTTGTAAGATCACTTTCTTTTATTCTTCTAACTGCAATAATTCCTGCTTTTGCAAAATAATGTTGAGCCATATCATCAAGTCCTTTTTGGCACAACACTACGTTTGCTCCAGAACCAATTACTTTGTCAACCATTGTTTTTAGCATCCTGTTTTCTTCATCTAAAAATGATTTTAGTTGTTGAGGATTTGAAATATTGATTTTAGCATCAGTTTCAGTTTTACTAATCTCTAATGCAGTGTTGATTAATGCAATTTTAGCATCAGTTATCTTTCTTGGCATGCCTCCATGAACTATTTCTTTGTCAAGTACAATGCCTTGGATGATCATCGAATCTTTTACAGATCCACCCGCTTTCTTTTCTACTTTAATATCATCAATATCAACATCATAGTTTTCTCCATTCTTTTCTGCTACTGCAAGTACTGATTTTACAATAATATCTGCAAGTTGATCAGCATCTTTTCTAACGAGTTTAGTTTGCATTGATGTTTTTGCAATTTTAGTTAAAATGGTTTTGTCGTTTGCAGAAATTTTGTCTGCTATACTTTCAAGATATTCTTTTGCTTTCTTTGCTGCTTTTCTATAACCATCAACAATTATTGTTGGATGTACATCTTGATCTATTAGAGATTCTGCATGCTCTAGTAATGCACCTGCTAAGACAACAGCAGATGTTGTACCATCTCCAACCTCATTATCTGTGGTTTTGGAAATTTCAACAAGCATTTTTGCAGCTGGATGTTGAACATCAATTTCTTTAAGGATGGTTGCCCCATCATTTGTAATAGTAACATCACCTAGAGAATCAACTAACATTTTATCCATCCCTCTGGGACCTAAGCTGGTATGAACAATTTCGGCGATAATTTTAGATGCAGCAATGTTATTCTTTTGCGCTTCCCGGCCTTTGGTTTCTGAACCGCCTTCTTTTAACAATACTACCGGCATATTTCCCTTTGAAGTAGCTTGCATGCCCATAGATGCAAAAACTTCCGATTCCCCTTTTATACCTTCCAGATCAAGATGTAAAAAAAATTGATTGTTATCGGTGTTTTTAAATTGGGAAAATAAAGTTGCAAAATATGGCAAAATCTCAGAATAGACAATCTTATGATAAAATTTTTACAAAATTAAAGGAACATCACAAGTGGTTTGAAAATTCAATTCCATTGATTGCAAGTGAAAATATTCCAAGCCCTGCTGTTCGTGAAGCAATAATTTCTGATTTTGGAAATAGGTATGCTGAAGGATGGCCTGGGGAGAGAGTCTATGCAGGTTGTGTGTACATTGATGATGTTGAGTTTGAATGTATGAAATTAGCTAAAAAATTATTTAAAGCAAAATTTGCTGATGTAAGACCAATTTCAGGAGTTGTTGCAAATCTAGCAATTTATTCTGCTTTTACTAATCCTGGCGACATAATGTTGGCACCTTCTATTCCTGCTGGTGGACATATCTCCCATGGTAAAAAGGAGCATTCAGGAACTGCAGGTTTAGTCCATGGATTGGAAATCGAATTCTATCCATTTGATGCAGAAGAAATGACAATTGATGTCGATAAGACTAAGCAAAAGGTAAAGGATTTACAAAAAGTTAATCGTCTTCCAAAAATGGCAATGTTTGGTGGTTCATTATTCTTGTTTCCTCATCCTGTCAAAGAATTATCGGATTTTCTAAAGAGTTACAATATTCATATTAATTATGATGCAGCACATGTTGCAGGATTAATTGCAGGGGGTAAATTCCAAGATCCTTTGCGCGAAGGAGCAGATACTATGACTATGAGTACTCACAAGACATTGTTTGGACCCCAAGGAGGATTGGTTTTAGGTTCAGAGGAACATGAAGAGGTAATTAAAAAAGCAACATTTCCTGGTCTTACAAGTAGTCATCACATTCATCATATGGCTGGAAAGGCAGTTGCTTTTGCAGAAGCTTTAGAGTTTGGAAAAGATTATGCTACCGAGGTAATTAAAAATGCAAAATTGTTAGCAGATGCTCTACATGCTATGGGATTCAAAGTCTTGGGAGAAAGTAAAGGATTTACAAAATCTCATCAGATTGCCGTAAATGTTTTAGATTATTCTGATGGTGGTAAAGTAGAATCTGATTTAGAAAAAGCTAACATCATTGTAAACAGACAACTAATTCCAGGTGATATCAAGGCAGGAAGAAATTATTTCCATCCAAGTGGAATTAGACTAGGAGTTTCTGAAATCACCAGACTTGGAATGAAGAAGAATGAAATGGAAGAGATTGCATCTTTAATCAAAAATATTGTCATTGAGAAAAAGGATCCAAAGAAAATACTTTTAAAAGTTAAATCTTTTAGAAAGAATTTTCAAAAAGTTAAATTTTGTTTTGACAATAAATTAGGTGCTTACGAATACGTTAAACTCAGATAATCTTTAGGCATAATCAGTAAGCAGAGATTGATCTCCTTTGTTTTTACCAAATACTAATTCAATTTCATCTGATAGTGCATGTATTCTTCCTCGTTGATATTCACTTACATCGTATTTTTCAACTAATCTTTTTGCAAGTTTTAGATATTTTTCTACAGATCCTCTAGTAATTGTAGCAATCAGTTTATGACCACAAACACATGTCTGAATAAGCGGCATTCTACGATATGATTTACCACATCCAGTACACCTAAAGTTTTGTCTAGCATATGCTCTAAGATTTCCCATAATATCTGGAACTAGATGTGTCGAAATTACATTTGAAACAATTTCGGAAGTATTTACAGCATCAATTAAATCGGCATTTTTAACTTGCATATCAAACTTGTCAAGCATAGAACCAAGTGTAGAATATGC
This genomic window from Nitrosopumilus ureiphilus contains:
- a CDS encoding NAD(P)/FAD-dependent oxidoreductase encodes the protein MTDIPHVVILGGGFGGLSTANELRNSLSSSQVKITVIDKKDWFMVGFAKLWIINGTRTFENSIGSLNELSKKEISFIKDEILKIDLQNKNVKTISHNIQYDYLIISMGAVLAPEKIPGLVENGLNLYDHNDLSEIHDKLENIKSGKIAISIMGMPYKCPPAPFEASLLIDSMLRKRGMRDSIEIDFYSPASITLPAAGPEVSKQILELVNSEKIIFHNSSKIQSVESKKLIFENSEADFDLLLAIPPHIAPKVIYDSGLAKEPGFISIDRDCKTSFENVFAIGDVTSLTVTEAMAVPKAGVFAEGEGITVANNIISKIQSKKESELFDGKGGCFIESGRDTASIIEVDMFSNSKPSTNLTESTADNLSKKIEFERERLAKWL
- the glnA gene encoding type I glutamate--ammonia ligase translates to MPYKVSHGKAIQVTYSPDEVFSRIQHEGIQFIDLQFTGLTGHFHHTTISADTFTPEQMKDGLPKLDGSSIVGFASINDSDLLLKPDPNTFAIIPWMTENKTARLLCDIYWGENRGRLSRDPRGISQKAEEYIRSQGFDFSTWGPEVEFFVFDKVHWDVLTPYKGQSYSIESKEAPWSQEGDGYPMGLQEGYYPSTPSDTLTPYRNECVNILKNNFGILCDNHHHEVATAGQCEIDIKYDYMTNAADAAQSYKYVIRNVAQKYGKVATMMPKPIAMDSGSGMHVNVSLWKGKENAFFDLDDEIELSQTGRYFCGGIINHAKALSAICNPTTNSYHRLVPGYEAPAYVAWSSGNRSAIVRVPKHLTGKNYAHLKRLEFRAPDPSSNPYLVFAAVTAAGMDGLKKKMDPGDEVRDDIFKMTKSDRSRRGIGVLPKSLGEALDELESDRKFLNSIFTNDVIDKIIELERRDQREIAIRPHPHEFYLYFDV
- a CDS encoding DNA replication complex GINS family protein → MSETNQIDINSLHHTVLREIENDSLLEIEPNFYQNLADFIGNLQKQEFDGVESKIKDTIIEMATELSSLLINIRLDKILNSSEIENGYLLDEEKFILDSKEEQKERIEMIISATIHGKSKFLESLAQNHKTKKIVIRFLNEVDEIVGADLEKYGPFKPEDIATIPYENAQALISKNIATKVRWED
- a CDS encoding SDR family oxidoreductase, which codes for MIKDKIAIITGASSGIGFATALALSKAGAKVAIGARRVDRLDELAKKISVDGGEVFFQKLDVTQRSECENFANAVLDKWGSIDILVNNAGLMPLSFFKSLKVDEWDRMIDVNIKGVLYSTAAVISHMKDKKSGHIVNLSSVAGRIVFPAGSVYCATKHAVAAFSEGLRQEFSVRSNIRVTSIEPGVVATELNDTITDESLQGFIENAKKMEALQAEDIANAILYAVESPSHVNVNEILIRPTTQER
- a CDS encoding AN1-type zinc finger domain-containing protein; translation: MKSENCAYCGDLTDMPFQCNYCKDPFCSEHRLPEEHRCVKLNQIRARRFGEKKVIRDGGPNKPSIFKRIFGRF
- the glyA gene encoding serine hydroxymethyltransferase, producing MAKSQNRQSYDKIFTKLKEHHKWFENSIPLIASENIPSPAVREAIISDFGNRYAEGWPGERVYAGCVYIDDVEFECMKLAKKLFKAKFADVRPISGVVANLAIYSAFTNPGDIMLAPSIPAGGHISHGKKEHSGTAGLVHGLEIEFYPFDAEEMTIDVDKTKQKVKDLQKVNRLPKMAMFGGSLFLFPHPVKELSDFLKSYNIHINYDAAHVAGLIAGGKFQDPLREGADTMTMSTHKTLFGPQGGLVLGSEEHEEVIKKATFPGLTSSHHIHHMAGKAVAFAEALEFGKDYATEVIKNAKLLADALHAMGFKVLGESKGFTKSHQIAVNVLDYSDGGKVESDLEKANIIVNRQLIPGDIKAGRNYFHPSGIRLGVSEITRLGMKKNEMEEIASLIKNIVIEKKDPKKILLKVKSFRKNFQKVKFCFDNKLGAYEYVKLR
- the thsB gene encoding thermosome subunit beta, producing the protein MGMQATSKGNMPVVLLKEGGSETKGREAQKNNIAASKIIAEIVHTSLGPRGMDKMLVDSLGDVTITNDGATILKEIDVQHPAAKMLVEISKTTDNEVGDGTTSAVVLAGALLEHAESLIDQDVHPTIIVDGYRKAAKKAKEYLESIADKISANDKTILTKIAKTSMQTKLVRKDADQLADIIVKSVLAVAEKNGENYDVDIDDIKVEKKAGGSVKDSMIIQGIVLDKEIVHGGMPRKITDAKIALINTALEISKTETDAKINISNPQQLKSFLDEENRMLKTMVDKVIGSGANVVLCQKGLDDMAQHYFAKAGIIAVRRIKESDLTKLAKATGARIVTNLDDLFEKDLGSAEIVEERKIEEDKWVFIEGCKHPKSVTLLLRGGSQRVVDEVERSVHDALMVVKDVILKPEIVAGGGAPETFAATKLRSWAKSLEGREQLAAEKFADALESIPLALSENAGMDPIDTLTLLRSKQQKGEKWTGIDVMKGKVGNMKSSDIIEPLVVKLQIVSAAAEAACMILRIDDVIATQKSAGGPPGGEGGMPPGMGGMPPGMGGMPPGMGGMPDMGGMM